A section of the bacterium genome encodes:
- a CDS encoding response regulator: MNHILFVEDEQRGVNPYLGALERRGFHCAVAQNGDEAVTRLRTGEVDLLSLDVMFDPGRAFEVSSDTLWAGVRLLELIRQRQIPNCDPALKVVVLTAVENPVVEDKIKKLGVQEYLKKPVPFEKVIATFMTVMG, from the coding sequence ATGAACCACATTCTTTTTGTCGAGGACGAACAGCGCGGCGTCAATCCCTATTTGGGGGCGCTCGAGCGCCGTGGCTTTCATTGCGCGGTGGCGCAAAACGGCGATGAAGCCGTCACCCGGCTGCGCACCGGTGAGGTCGATTTGCTGTCGTTGGACGTGATGTTTGACCCCGGCCGTGCTTTCGAAGTGTCCAGCGACACACTGTGGGCCGGCGTGCGGCTGCTGGAGCTGATTCGCCAGCGGCAAATTCCCAACTGTGATCCGGCGCTCAAAGTCGTGGTGTTGACCGCGGTGGAGAATCCCGTGGTCGAGGACAAGATCAAGAAGCTCGGCGTGCAGGAATACCTCAAAAAGCCCGTTCCCTTCGAAAAAGTCATTGCCACTTTCATGACCGTCATGGGTTGA
- a CDS encoding GAF domain-containing protein — MAHDRSHLDGMLLSDLLAKAVTLTQAERGCLLLHDPVAEKLECFSGERCPYLSAGSGAGCALELAAAPAGMQQFFDKRHNGDETGGYIAAAIEFPASRPNGSPSPASQMLIPLRRVQDKPLGLLILESNQRDYFQQEDIAFAQTVAEFCALAISESQKFINSDRMIQKLGLLSAANNVLLAEFENRSLAEKFDYIVEKATEILDAELCSLWLAKGDSVILETSFAQDGKVRNRERVVLSIVDGPKSGMTGHIAFHRKVFNSYGQELENHPARNSQIPAEFVFSKRVYSELAYPMLEEDGSLLGLLLAYNKKDAQGKPLKNTGFSREFDEPLMKILTTKLVISLKNARLLKKLRDYELIVESTPDPVVMCSKRGEITYMNPGACNLFGELVGCHVSTRYPTDEHTTGLEKAQAIRWQLLKARDKRVKNYETEFLGKNGEAIPLSLSVAVLRDENGRDAGTIGIAKDLREIKALLAAGQSLLETHNVDEILQQITQVCLRLPHSIRAYIKRYDERTDHLVFCALSSKSAGETFPEKSTPKDRGMTGNVFQTQQPMLSNNVALLPINRYYGIFKDVKSKIVVPITYRDKETGASRRLGVLSVDSNTLDAFSPSDVYFLSTLANQAAVALENANLIAAKNRIITKLRAFDKVQQAATGKDLNEDRILESVLDAVVEILGFAYATISKVDHEIGMIGTVKGRNVPQEFIDSAWHDLDSKDIQAWVVRHKTPEYLAGWDDRLDKDIYERFGHARYVRTIIPIFARGEVLGTLETGYVKAEKAAIEADEIETLQRIVNLAGLGIEQANLVKQMKEELDLRTELEMQLEALNQASFEILNAMTEKEVIGHISASLKNIGYSRWMLSLVNETANTIEGHYAAGENWKAIVHETKRELKGTDILAQALRAKASILSEDCAKDPTCNQDSIKKAGIKSQFVIPLIVKDKAVGTLQIDLTDRQDLVSGDKRMLRRRMKVVETFARQVAVAIRNIRALMTIDRLESNIAEAAHEFRSPLHNILTQVGGLKDFLEHSQPDKDIDQFVSAIEEEIHRAKRQVDNTLLLSDRTREHVEYVFKSGFLREVVENCAAAYRLRALERGLRLIIKDSVKHLPRLEFDRGKMEQAFTNLIDNAVKYSHSNRYIDVSGMEDDDKVHIEITDRGLGIPEHDFETIFLGFARGDTKDKMRYIPGTGLGLKICREIIEKHGGEIRVSSVPYSRNPDKIKTYQDYLTTFRVSLPKFRRER, encoded by the coding sequence ATGGCGCACGACCGATCACATTTGGACGGCATGCTATTGAGTGACCTGCTAGCCAAGGCTGTCACTCTTACGCAGGCAGAACGGGGCTGCCTGCTGCTGCATGACCCGGTGGCAGAAAAGCTGGAATGTTTCAGCGGCGAAAGATGTCCCTACCTATCTGCCGGCTCTGGCGCCGGCTGCGCTCTTGAACTCGCGGCGGCGCCTGCCGGCATGCAACAGTTCTTCGACAAGCGACACAACGGCGACGAGACCGGCGGCTACATCGCGGCCGCTATCGAATTCCCCGCCAGCCGTCCGAACGGCTCGCCCAGCCCGGCCTCGCAAATGCTCATTCCCTTGCGCCGCGTGCAGGACAAACCTCTCGGCCTCCTCATTCTCGAATCCAACCAGCGTGACTATTTCCAACAGGAGGATATTGCGTTTGCCCAAACCGTGGCGGAATTCTGCGCGCTGGCGATCAGCGAATCCCAAAAGTTCATCAACAGCGATCGCATGATTCAGAAGCTCGGCCTGCTCTCGGCTGCCAACAATGTCCTGCTGGCCGAGTTCGAGAACAGATCCCTGGCGGAAAAGTTCGACTACATCGTTGAAAAGGCAACCGAAATCCTGGACGCCGAACTGTGCAGCTTGTGGCTGGCCAAAGGTGACAGTGTGATTCTCGAAACCAGCTTTGCCCAAGACGGCAAGGTGCGGAATCGCGAGCGCGTTGTTCTGTCGATCGTTGACGGCCCGAAAAGCGGTATGACCGGCCACATTGCCTTTCATCGCAAAGTGTTCAACAGTTACGGGCAAGAGTTGGAGAATCACCCCGCGCGCAATTCGCAGATTCCCGCCGAGTTTGTCTTTTCCAAGCGCGTCTATTCCGAGCTGGCTTATCCCATGCTCGAGGAAGACGGCAGTCTGCTCGGGTTGCTGCTGGCCTACAACAAAAAGGATGCGCAGGGCAAACCCCTGAAGAATACCGGCTTTTCCCGCGAGTTCGATGAACCGTTGATGAAGATTCTCACCACCAAGCTCGTCATCTCCCTCAAGAACGCGCGGTTGCTAAAGAAGCTCAGGGACTATGAGCTGATTGTGGAAAGCACCCCGGATCCGGTGGTGATGTGTTCCAAACGCGGCGAGATCACCTACATGAATCCCGGCGCGTGCAATCTCTTTGGCGAGCTGGTGGGATGTCACGTCTCCACGCGCTACCCCACCGACGAACACACCACCGGCCTGGAAAAGGCGCAGGCGATCCGCTGGCAACTGCTGAAAGCCCGGGACAAGCGCGTCAAGAATTATGAAACCGAGTTTCTCGGCAAGAACGGCGAGGCGATCCCCCTTAGCCTGTCGGTGGCGGTGCTGCGTGATGAAAACGGCCGTGATGCCGGCACCATCGGCATTGCCAAGGATTTGCGCGAAATCAAAGCACTGCTCGCCGCCGGCCAGTCGCTGCTGGAAACGCACAACGTCGACGAGATTCTGCAGCAAATCACCCAGGTCTGCCTGCGCCTGCCCCACAGCATTCGTGCCTACATCAAACGCTATGACGAGAGGACCGATCATCTCGTCTTCTGCGCTTTGAGTTCGAAGAGTGCGGGCGAGACGTTTCCGGAGAAGTCCACGCCCAAAGACCGCGGCATGACCGGCAATGTCTTTCAAACCCAGCAGCCCATGCTTTCCAACAATGTTGCGCTGCTGCCGATCAATCGTTACTATGGCATCTTCAAGGACGTCAAGTCCAAAATCGTCGTGCCCATCACCTATCGCGACAAAGAGACCGGCGCCTCCCGCCGGCTGGGCGTGCTCAGCGTCGACAGCAACACCCTGGATGCCTTCTCTCCCAGTGATGTTTACTTCCTCTCGACCCTGGCCAATCAGGCGGCCGTGGCGCTGGAAAACGCCAACCTGATCGCGGCGAAGAACCGCATCATCACCAAGCTGCGCGCCTTCGACAAAGTGCAGCAGGCCGCCACCGGCAAAGATTTGAATGAAGACCGCATTCTGGAAAGCGTGCTGGATGCCGTGGTCGAAATCCTGGGCTTCGCGTACGCCACCATCTCGAAAGTCGATCATGAAATCGGCATGATCGGCACGGTCAAGGGCCGCAACGTGCCGCAAGAGTTCATCGACTCGGCGTGGCATGATCTCGACAGCAAGGATATTCAGGCCTGGGTGGTGCGCCACAAAACGCCGGAATATCTTGCCGGCTGGGATGACCGGCTGGACAAGGACATCTATGAGCGCTTCGGCCATGCCCGCTATGTGCGCACGATCATCCCGATTTTTGCGCGCGGTGAAGTGCTGGGCACACTGGAGACGGGCTACGTCAAAGCCGAAAAAGCCGCTATTGAAGCGGATGAAATCGAGACGTTGCAGCGCATCGTCAATCTTGCCGGCTTGGGCATCGAGCAGGCGAATTTGGTGAAGCAGATGAAGGAAGAACTCGATCTGCGCACCGAACTCGAGATGCAATTGGAGGCGCTCAATCAGGCGAGCTTCGAGATTCTGAACGCGATGACTGAAAAGGAAGTCATCGGCCACATTTCCGCCAGCCTGAAAAACATCGGCTATTCGCGCTGGATGCTGTCGCTGGTGAATGAGACGGCGAACACGATCGAAGGGCACTACGCTGCCGGCGAAAATTGGAAGGCGATCGTGCACGAAACCAAGCGGGAACTGAAGGGAACCGACATCCTGGCGCAGGCGCTGCGCGCCAAAGCCTCGATTCTGAGTGAGGATTGCGCCAAAGATCCGACCTGCAATCAGGACAGCATCAAGAAGGCGGGCATCAAGTCCCAGTTCGTCATTCCCTTGATCGTGAAGGACAAGGCCGTGGGCACCTTGCAAATCGATTTAACCGACCGGCAGGATTTGGTGAGTGGCGACAAGCGCATGCTGCGACGTCGCATGAAAGTAGTGGAGACGTTTGCCCGCCAAGTCGCGGTCGCGATTCGCAACATTCGGGCGCTCATGACCATCGATCGTTTGGAATCCAACATCGCCGAGGCCGCGCACGAATTCCGCAGCCCCCTGCACAACATTCTGACCCAGGTGGGCGGATTGAAGGATTTCCTCGAGCACAGCCAGCCCGACAAGGACATCGATCAATTCGTCAGCGCCATCGAAGAAGAAATCCATCGCGCCAAACGCCAGGTGGACAACACGCTGCTGCTCAGCGACCGCACGCGCGAACACGTGGAGTATGTTTTCAAATCCGGTTTTTTGCGTGAAGTGGTGGAAAATTGCGCCGCCGCCTATCGTCTGCGCGCCCTGGAGCGCGGACTGCGCCTGATCATCAAGGACAGCGTCAAGCACTTGCCGCGGCTGGAATTCGACCGCGGCAAGATGGAGCAGGCCTTCACCAACCTGATCGACAACGCAGTGAAATATTCCCATTCCAACCGTTACATCGACGTCAGCGGCATGGAGGACGATGACAAAGTGCACATCGAGATTACCGATCGCGGCCTGGGCATTCCCGAGCATGATTTCGAGACCATCTTTCTCGGTTTCGCGCGCGGCGATACCAAGGACAAGATGCGCTACATTCCCGGCACCGGGCTGGGGTTGAAGATTTGCCGCGAGATTATCGAAAAACACGGCGGTGAGATCCGCGTCAGCAGCGTGCCGTACAGCCGGAATCCGGACAAGATCAAAACCTACCAGGATTATCTCACCACCTTTCGCGTTTCACTACCCAAATTTCGGCGGGAGCGTTGA
- a CDS encoding adenylyltransferase/cytidyltransferase family protein, translating into MNTKSHTIACIGGTFDALHVGHKEYIQMAFAAADFVLIYLASNRCVQREKKYDVRSYRDRCQRLKSYLTESNIAPDRYQIRQIKSRNQLENELAEENVHKAIVVAEYVDMITRINEKRRTNGLPPIQMIRKERTRDDHHHDISSTEMRFPKSIRSYIPNATLINIDTDKIKSTAAGKFLQKYNLLAFCKALPLKP; encoded by the coding sequence ATGAACACGAAATCACACACGATTGCCTGTATCGGGGGAACGTTTGACGCCTTGCATGTCGGGCACAAAGAATACATTCAAATGGCATTCGCCGCTGCTGACTTCGTGCTGATTTACCTGGCATCCAACCGTTGCGTGCAGCGTGAAAAGAAGTATGACGTGCGTTCCTACCGCGACCGTTGTCAACGGTTGAAGAGTTATCTCACCGAAAGTAACATCGCACCCGATCGTTACCAAATCAGACAGATCAAATCAAGAAATCAGTTGGAGAATGAACTGGCTGAGGAAAACGTTCACAAGGCTATTGTCGTTGCTGAATACGTGGACATGATCACGCGCATCAATGAGAAACGCCGGACGAACGGTTTGCCTCCAATTCAGATGATTCGCAAAGAGCGAACCCGCGACGACCACCACCACGATATCTCTTCAACCGAAATGCGATTTCCCAAGAGCATTCGCAGCTACATTCCAAACGCTACCTTGATCAACATTGACACGGACAAGATCAAGAGCACTGCGGCCGGCAAGTTTTTGCAGAAGTACAATCTGCTGGCTTTCTGCAAGGCTTTGCCGCTCAAGCCGTAA